Proteins encoded in a region of the Bacillus sp. SM2101 genome:
- a CDS encoding MerR family transcriptional regulator yields the protein MKIGELSNITGVSERSIRYYEKQGLITPIRLANEYREYNQSAIEQVNTIQLYINLGLTTKQISSFLTCVLKNKEEFCSDVLPIYKDKLQEINNQIKQLEMIKSNLEERILYFTTGHEDKGKHGSS from the coding sequence ATGAAAATAGGTGAACTATCTAACATAACCGGTGTTAGTGAACGATCAATTCGATATTATGAAAAACAAGGGCTTATTACTCCCATACGTTTAGCAAATGAGTATAGGGAATATAATCAATCTGCTATAGAACAGGTAAATACAATCCAATTATATATAAATTTGGGACTGACAACTAAGCAAATATCTAGCTTTTTAACGTGCGTACTAAAAAACAAAGAAGAGTTTTGTAGTGATGTATTACCAATATACAAAGATAAGCTTCAAGAGATAAATAACCAAATTAAACAGCTTGAAATGATTAAATCGAATCTTGAAGAAAGAATATTATACTTTACTACAGGTCACGAAGATAAAGGGAAGCATGGTAGTAGTTAA
- a CDS encoding TrkH family potassium uptake protein → MLAKRKLLSFTPIQLIVFYYTVAAIVSTILLMLPIAVKDGVEWSFIDALFTAISAISVTGLTVVSTVDTFSIPGIFILAFILQFGGIGLMTLMTFMWMLFRKKISYQNRKLITYDQNRITYKGLVMYIKQILLIIITIETLGMLILGTYFLKYYPNWQTAFLQGFFASISATTNAGFDITGSSLVPYANDYFVQFIYIILLIVGAIGFPVLIELRDSLSFMKWNKRFRFSLYVKLTTLTFFILIVVGGLLIFLFEFNHFFSHKSWHQSLFSSLFHSVSARNGGLATMDLNNFSTATQLTLAMLMIIGASPSSVGGGIRTTTFAIVILAMYAHIRGQGSVKIFKRELDKDDIAKSFAIVMIAFFVCASSVVILSIIEPFSLKSIIFEVCSAFGTTGLSLGITPSLSNAGKIVIIVLMFIGRIGILTFIYSISGEQEQEQYRYPKEYVLTD, encoded by the coding sequence ATGTTAGCTAAAAGAAAATTATTGTCATTTACACCGATTCAATTGATTGTTTTTTATTATACAGTTGCTGCGATCGTATCAACAATTTTACTCATGCTTCCTATCGCTGTTAAAGATGGTGTGGAATGGTCATTTATAGATGCTTTATTTACTGCTATCAGTGCAATAAGCGTAACAGGGCTAACTGTTGTGTCGACTGTTGACACATTTAGTATTCCAGGAATTTTTATCTTGGCATTTATTTTACAATTTGGTGGCATTGGTTTAATGACCTTAATGACTTTTATGTGGATGTTGTTTAGAAAGAAAATTTCATATCAAAACCGAAAGCTCATTACTTATGACCAAAATCGCATTACATATAAAGGGCTTGTCATGTATATTAAACAAATTTTATTAATCATAATCACGATTGAGACGTTAGGTATGCTTATTTTAGGCACATATTTCTTAAAGTATTATCCTAATTGGCAAACCGCATTTTTACAAGGTTTCTTTGCTTCAATTAGCGCAACGACGAATGCGGGATTCGATATAACAGGGAGCTCTTTAGTACCATATGCAAACGACTATTTTGTTCAATTTATATATATCATTCTATTAATTGTTGGAGCAATTGGCTTTCCAGTCTTGATAGAACTGAGGGATAGTTTATCTTTTATGAAATGGAACAAAAGGTTTCGTTTTTCACTATATGTAAAACTCACTACACTTACTTTTTTCATTTTAATTGTAGTTGGAGGACTATTGATTTTCCTCTTCGAATTTAATCATTTTTTTTCACATAAATCGTGGCATCAATCACTGTTTTCTTCTTTGTTCCATTCTGTATCAGCAAGGAATGGTGGCCTAGCAACAATGGATTTAAATAATTTTTCAACTGCTACTCAGCTTACATTGGCTATGCTTATGATTATAGGTGCATCACCTAGTAGTGTTGGAGGAGGGATACGGACTACGACCTTTGCTATTGTGATTTTAGCGATGTATGCACATATTAGGGGGCAAGGATCAGTGAAGATATTCAAGAGAGAATTAGATAAAGATGATATTGCAAAGTCATTTGCCATTGTAATGATTGCTTTCTTCGTTTGTGCAAGCTCTGTTGTGATCTTGAGCATAATTGAACCATTTTCATTAAAGTCGATCATATTTGAGGTTTGTTCAGCGTTTGGAACGACAGGATTATCTTTAGGAATTACACCTAGTTTGAGCAATGCTGGTAAAATAGTCATTATTGTCCTTATGTTTATTGGAAGGATAGGAATTTTAACTTTTATTTATTCAATATCTGGTGAGCAAGAACAAGAACAGTATCGCTATCCTAAAGAGTATGTCTTAACTGATTAA
- a CDS encoding amidohydrolase codes for MLAITNVTGYIGNGTKLSEGTIIISDGKFVKIGNDIAIPDGCEVVNARGQVITPGLIDVHTHLGIHEEGIGKEGQDYNEVSAASTPQVRAIDGINPIEKGFNDARLAGVTTVQIMPGSANVIGGEMVIVKTVGHIVDEMVVKSPSGLKAALGENPKRFHGGKGILPITRMGTAALLREKLIEVQNYIENRKKGKVDRKLELENIAKVLNKEIPLRVHAHRADDIVTALRLKNEFGFDLTIEHCTEGHKIAPFIAKHNVRVAVGPTMSSRSKIELADKGWHTLQALANEDVPFSITTDHPVVGIDHLMTSAILAVKYGLTEELALKAITLNAAKHLGLEEKIGSIEVGKDADFVLWSGDPFDLRNKVEQTFINGKLVYAEERRMNV; via the coding sequence ATGTTAGCAATTACAAATGTGACTGGTTATATTGGTAATGGAACAAAATTAAGTGAAGGAACAATCATTATTTCTGACGGGAAATTCGTAAAAATTGGAAATGATATTGCTATTCCTGATGGATGTGAGGTTGTGAATGCTAGAGGCCAAGTTATTACACCAGGTCTAATAGATGTCCATACACATTTAGGAATTCATGAAGAGGGAATTGGTAAAGAAGGACAAGATTACAACGAAGTAAGCGCAGCGTCAACTCCTCAAGTTCGAGCAATAGATGGTATTAATCCTATTGAAAAGGGATTTAATGATGCACGTCTTGCTGGAGTTACAACTGTCCAAATCATGCCCGGAAGTGCCAATGTAATCGGTGGTGAAATGGTTATCGTAAAAACGGTCGGCCATATCGTTGACGAAATGGTAGTCAAAAGTCCGTCGGGATTAAAGGCTGCTCTGGGTGAAAATCCAAAACGCTTTCATGGTGGTAAAGGTATTTTGCCTATAACAAGAATGGGGACAGCTGCACTGTTAAGAGAAAAATTAATTGAGGTGCAAAATTATATTGAAAATAGGAAAAAGGGCAAGGTTGATCGTAAACTTGAGCTAGAAAATATTGCAAAAGTACTTAATAAAGAAATTCCATTACGTGTTCATGCACATCGTGCTGATGATATAGTAACTGCATTACGTTTAAAAAATGAATTTGGCTTCGACCTTACGATTGAGCACTGTACAGAAGGTCATAAAATTGCTCCTTTCATTGCTAAGCATAATGTTCGTGTAGCTGTCGGACCTACAATGTCTTCTCGGTCAAAAATTGAACTTGCTGATAAAGGTTGGCACACACTTCAAGCGTTAGCTAATGAAGATGTACCATTCTCTATTACTACCGATCACCCAGTTGTCGGCATAGATCACTTGATGACTAGTGCTATTTTAGCTGTGAAATATGGTTTAACAGAAGAGCTTGCATTAAAAGCTATTACGTTAAATGCTGCAAAACACTTAGGGTTGGAAGAAAAGATTGGATCTATTGAAGTTGGGAAAGACGCTGATTTCGTACTTTGGAGCGGAGACCCATTTGACTTAAGAAATAAAGTTGAGCAAACGTTTATCAACGGCAAGCTTGTGTATGCTGAAGAGCGTAGAATGAACGTCTAA
- a CDS encoding sodium:calcium antiporter, whose translation MVYFLFFIAACFTIFLAVQLSKHADIIGEKSTLNAAVLGLMLGGATSLPEITTSVTSIFIENPDIATGNVLGSNLFNLLILALVDLWYRNKQIFNYSSKENGYTNVLVMTLSSIIFISLYIRVPNHFFSIGIDTIVLISVYILGIVLLSKVKKPQLEVEVQGETTKYAHESLKKSVRTFILTAFLILLFGTLLTITADQIATLTGIEASFIGSFLVAASTSLPEAVSIVVAVRLANYGLAIGSILGSNIFNILILVFTDVMFRSGSLLFYSSPSHIYTVLGTLILSIITYYAILRERSINKVTYVLPSLFVVICYFITSYVIFSKL comes from the coding sequence ATGGTATATTTTCTCTTTTTCATTGCTGCATGTTTTACTATCTTTCTAGCTGTCCAGTTGTCAAAACATGCTGATATTATTGGAGAAAAATCAACTTTAAATGCAGCGGTGTTAGGGTTAATGCTTGGTGGAGCAACATCGTTACCTGAAATCACAACGAGTGTGACTTCTATTTTTATTGAAAATCCAGATATTGCAACTGGAAATGTACTAGGTAGTAATTTATTTAATTTGTTAATACTAGCTCTCGTTGATCTCTGGTATCGAAATAAGCAGATTTTTAATTACTCTAGCAAAGAAAATGGTTATACAAATGTGCTTGTAATGACGCTTTCAAGTATTATTTTTATATCACTTTATATAAGAGTCCCAAATCATTTCTTTTCTATTGGAATAGATACGATTGTGTTAATTAGTGTTTATATATTGGGCATCGTACTGCTGTCAAAAGTTAAAAAACCGCAGCTAGAAGTAGAAGTTCAAGGAGAAACAACTAAATATGCACATGAATCTTTAAAAAAATCTGTTCGAACTTTCATATTGACTGCTTTTCTTATTCTGCTTTTTGGCACCCTGTTAACTATTACAGCAGACCAAATAGCTACACTAACCGGCATTGAGGCTTCCTTTATAGGATCATTTTTAGTAGCAGCAAGTACGAGTTTACCGGAAGCAGTGTCTATTGTCGTTGCGGTGCGGCTTGCAAACTATGGCCTTGCGATTGGTTCAATACTAGGTAGCAACATCTTTAACATACTTATTTTAGTGTTTACTGATGTTATGTTTAGAAGTGGTAGTCTGTTGTTCTATTCTAGTCCAAGCCATATTTATACTGTATTAGGAACCCTTATCCTTTCAATCATCACATACTATGCAATATTAAGAGAACGTTCTATAAATAAAGTTACATACGTTTTGCCAAGTTTATTCGTCGTTATATGTTATTTTATCACTAGTTATGTTATTTTTAGTAAATTATAA
- a CDS encoding exodeoxyribonuclease III, with protein sequence MKLVSWNVNGIRACVKKGFLDYFNEVDADIFCIQESKLQHGQIDLDLTGYFQYWNYALKKGYSGTAIFTKIKPLSVSYGVGDNESEPEGRIITLEFDKFYLVNVYTPNAQRDLARLEYRLQWEDNIRTYLLELDNIKPVILCGDLNVAHKEIDLKNPKSNRGNSGFTDEEREKMTNLLDAGFVDSYRFLYPNKEDAYSWWSYMNKVRERNIGWRIDYFIVSNKLKSIMLDSEIHSQILGSDHCPVLLEMDM encoded by the coding sequence ATGAAATTGGTTTCATGGAATGTTAACGGAATAAGGGCATGTGTAAAGAAAGGGTTTTTAGATTATTTTAATGAAGTGGATGCAGATATTTTTTGCATTCAAGAGTCAAAATTACAGCACGGTCAAATTGACTTAGATTTAACAGGATATTTTCAATATTGGAACTACGCTTTGAAAAAAGGTTATTCTGGAACAGCGATATTTACCAAAATAAAGCCACTATCTGTCTCATATGGGGTGGGAGATAATGAAAGTGAGCCTGAAGGTAGAATTATTACTTTAGAGTTTGATAAATTTTATTTAGTAAATGTTTATACACCTAATGCTCAAAGAGATTTAGCAAGACTTGAATATCGTTTACAATGGGAAGATAATATAAGAACTTATCTTTTGGAATTAGATAACATCAAACCTGTAATCCTATGTGGAGACCTTAATGTAGCTCATAAAGAAATCGATTTGAAAAACCCTAAGTCAAATAGGGGCAACTCTGGATTCACTGATGAAGAACGTGAAAAGATGACAAATCTGCTTGATGCTGGTTTTGTTGATTCTTATAGATTTCTTTACCCTAATAAGGAAGATGCCTATTCGTGGTGGTCCTATATGAACAAAGTAAGAGAAAGAAACATTGGATGGAGAATAGATTATTTTATCGTATCCAATAAACTTAAATCGATTATGTTAGATTCAGAGATTCATTCACAAATACTCGGAAGTGACCATTGCCCTGTTTTACTAGAAATGGATATGTAA
- a CDS encoding DEAD/DEAH box helicase, translating to MQDFLSLNLSDTLINTLTNEGIVQPTPIQERAIPKILDNKDVIAQAQTGTGKTIAFMLPILEKIDASKGHIQALIVTPTRELALQITAELEKFIADVEGVHALAVYGGQEVDKQLKKLKQNTQIVVGTPGRLLDHIKRKTIDLSTIDILVLDEADQMLNIGFLTEVEEIIKETPDKRQTLLFSATIPTEIKKLASKYMHDPSYIQVEKIQGPADNVKQIAIHTIDRAKQATLFHLIDTRRPYLAVIFCRTKRRVSKLYDILKSKGYLCDELHGDLSQAKREQVMKRFRDVQLQLLIATDVAARGLDVEGVTHVFNYDIPQDAESYVHRIGRTGRAGMPGEAITFYSSNDRPVLDMIEKDLNIKIEKQNVGKITKNEDKGKKKNYKSNRTNKNKYSRQDSKDESNSKSTTKSNKQSSRSRQSQKTHNDESGSTFKGSRNSSKTSSNKKLHRKKNVKKKATQKGRRK from the coding sequence ATGCAAGATTTTTTGTCATTAAACCTTTCAGATACATTAATCAATACATTAACAAATGAAGGAATCGTTCAACCTACACCGATTCAGGAACGAGCAATCCCAAAAATACTCGACAATAAAGATGTCATTGCTCAAGCACAAACTGGGACTGGTAAAACAATTGCGTTCATGTTACCGATTTTAGAAAAGATTGATGCGAGCAAAGGACACATTCAAGCACTTATTGTAACTCCAACACGAGAGTTAGCCTTACAAATTACTGCTGAATTAGAAAAATTTATTGCGGATGTAGAAGGTGTTCATGCTTTAGCAGTATATGGTGGACAAGAGGTAGATAAACAGCTAAAAAAATTAAAACAAAACACTCAAATCGTCGTTGGAACGCCAGGTCGCCTTTTAGATCATATTAAAAGAAAAACGATTGATTTATCTACAATAGATATTCTCGTGCTTGATGAGGCTGACCAAATGTTGAATATAGGATTTCTAACAGAAGTAGAAGAAATCATTAAAGAGACTCCTGATAAACGTCAAACATTATTATTTTCTGCTACAATACCTACAGAAATAAAAAAATTAGCTTCAAAATATATGCATGACCCTTCATACATTCAAGTTGAAAAGATTCAAGGGCCAGCAGATAATGTTAAACAAATAGCAATACATACAATTGATCGTGCCAAACAAGCTACACTCTTCCATTTAATAGATACTCGTCGCCCATATTTAGCAGTCATCTTTTGTAGAACGAAGAGAAGGGTTAGTAAGCTGTACGACATACTGAAATCAAAAGGATATTTATGTGATGAACTACACGGAGATTTATCACAAGCAAAAAGAGAGCAAGTGATGAAACGGTTTAGAGATGTACAGCTTCAATTGCTTATTGCAACAGATGTGGCAGCAAGAGGGCTTGATGTAGAAGGTGTTACTCATGTTTTTAATTATGATATACCACAGGATGCCGAAAGCTACGTTCACAGAATTGGGAGAACTGGTAGAGCTGGTATGCCAGGAGAGGCTATTACCTTTTACTCTTCTAATGATCGCCCAGTCCTTGATATGATTGAAAAAGATCTAAACATCAAGATAGAAAAACAAAACGTAGGTAAAATAACGAAGAATGAGGACAAGGGTAAGAAAAAAAATTATAAATCAAACAGAACCAATAAGAATAAATATTCTCGTCAAGATAGTAAGGACGAATCCAATTCTAAATCAACAACTAAGTCTAATAAGCAAAGTTCAAGGTCGAGGCAATCACAAAAAACTCATAACGATGAGTCTGGGTCCACATTTAAAGGTAGTAGGAATAGCTCTAAAACTAGTTCGAATAAAAAATTGCATCGGAAGAAGAATGTCAAAAAGAAGGCTACTCAAAAAGGCAGAAGAAAATAA
- a CDS encoding DUF6509 family protein: protein MNIISHSVEKLKDPTGILVGDRYEFFLHIEVAEDDDLFSPEGLYIKAIFAVYEDDYKVAQYQIIEKNTNKYYDWALDAEEEIQVLNYCKQNFE from the coding sequence ATGAATATTATTAGTCATTCAGTTGAAAAATTAAAAGACCCTACAGGGATCTTAGTTGGAGATAGATACGAATTTTTTTTACATATTGAAGTAGCGGAAGATGATGACTTATTTAGTCCTGAAGGTTTATATATAAAAGCCATCTTCGCAGTTTATGAAGATGATTATAAAGTTGCGCAATATCAGATTATTGAAAAAAACACAAATAAATATTATGATTGGGCTTTAGACGCAGAGGAAGAAATCCAAGTATTAAACTATTGCAAACAAAACTTTGAATAA
- a CDS encoding divergent polysaccharide deacetylase family protein produces the protein MKNAVICAFFIVACLLTTHNVYGEAEKIKSAIIIDDFGGGDGGVMEFLKGDIPITVAVMPFADNSIEHAMLAHQQGFEIMVHLPMQPKKGKKSWLGPKPITIDLPPSEVKKRVTEAIESVPYAKGLNNHMGSLVVENEDIVRAIVEVVKQKNMYIVDSVTSPNSKFPEIAEELGVPLLERDIFLDDISSVSHVTNQMLKLAEVAEEYGVGIAIGHVGETGKVCYTGISQSMKQFKERNIQIVPVSDLIDDKYFEFE, from the coding sequence TTGAAAAATGCTGTTATTTGTGCGTTTTTTATTGTTGCTTGCTTGTTAACAACTCATAATGTATATGGAGAAGCAGAGAAGATCAAGTCAGCCATTATTATTGATGATTTTGGTGGGGGAGATGGTGGAGTGATGGAATTTTTGAAAGGTGATATTCCAATTACTGTCGCTGTTATGCCATTTGCTGACAACTCAATAGAGCATGCGATGTTGGCACATCAACAAGGGTTTGAAATAATGGTACATTTACCTATGCAGCCAAAGAAAGGAAAAAAATCTTGGTTAGGTCCAAAACCCATAACAATTGATCTACCTCCATCGGAAGTGAAAAAGAGAGTAACTGAAGCAATCGAAAGTGTACCTTATGCAAAAGGTTTAAACAATCATATGGGTTCTCTCGTCGTTGAAAATGAAGATATTGTCAGAGCAATTGTTGAAGTTGTTAAACAAAAAAACATGTATATTGTAGATAGTGTTACAAGCCCGAACTCTAAGTTTCCCGAAATTGCTGAGGAGCTAGGTGTTCCACTACTAGAAAGAGATATATTTCTAGATGATATATCCTCTGTGTCTCATGTGACGAACCAAATGTTAAAATTAGCAGAAGTTGCAGAAGAGTACGGGGTAGGAATCGCAATAGGGCATGTTGGTGAGACAGGTAAAGTTTGTTATACTGGAATTTCACAATCAATGAAGCAATTTAAGGAACGAAACATTCAAATTGTTCCAGTATCTGACCTAATTGATGATAAGTATTTTGAATTTGAATAA
- a CDS encoding cation diffusion facilitator family transporter produces MEQQKYQELKMGERGAVISIIAYICLSALKLFIGNTANSQALIADGLNNATDIIASVAVLIGLKLSQKPPDKNHPYGHWKAETVASLVASFIMMFVGVQVLYDAVISVVSGKHQSPDMISAWTGIFSAVVMYFVYIYNRNLGKKIKSQAVLAAAKDNLSDAWVSIGTTVGIVGSQLNLPWLDPLTAIIVAILICRTAWGIFQDASLHLTDGFDEELISCYKETVLSLYGVKGVKEIRGRRYGNNAVVDIVILVNSNLNIREAHDISTMVENVLRKEHEVYDIHVHVEPN; encoded by the coding sequence ATGGAGCAACAAAAATATCAAGAACTAAAAATGGGTGAACGTGGAGCAGTGATAAGTATCATTGCCTATATCTGCTTATCAGCATTGAAGTTATTTATAGGAAACACTGCAAATTCTCAAGCGTTAATCGCAGACGGACTAAATAATGCAACGGATATCATAGCATCTGTTGCAGTCTTAATAGGTCTAAAATTGTCTCAAAAACCACCTGATAAAAATCATCCATACGGCCATTGGAAAGCAGAAACAGTAGCTTCACTAGTCGCTTCGTTTATTATGATGTTTGTAGGTGTCCAAGTTTTATATGACGCTGTAATCTCAGTTGTTAGCGGCAAACATCAATCCCCTGACATGATTTCTGCATGGACAGGAATTTTTAGTGCAGTAGTCATGTATTTTGTATACATATACAATAGAAATCTAGGGAAGAAAATTAAGAGTCAAGCCGTCCTCGCTGCTGCTAAAGATAATTTATCCGATGCATGGGTAAGTATAGGTACAACTGTGGGTATAGTCGGTTCACAGCTTAATTTGCCGTGGTTAGATCCTCTCACTGCAATTATAGTTGCAATTCTTATTTGCAGAACAGCTTGGGGGATTTTTCAAGATGCATCGCTACATTTAACAGACGGTTTTGATGAAGAGCTCATTAGCTGTTACAAAGAAACAGTTCTTAGTTTATATGGCGTAAAAGGGGTAAAAGAGATTAGAGGAAGGAGGTATGGGAATAACGCTGTAGTAGACATTGTTATTCTTGTTAACTCTAACCTAAATATTCGTGAAGCACATGATATATCAACGATGGTTGAAAATGTCTTAAGAAAGGAACATGAGGTATATGATATCCATGTTCATGTCGAGCCTAATTAA
- a CDS encoding MFS transporter, which yields MTSISVPASKQAHNEQIQENKIVLIWSFTVWLVVMNTTMFNVALPSVLHDLSLSSSSASWIVSAYSVSFAIATLTFSRLSDYIPISRLLLIGLTILGVASVLGFLSQSFLILLVARILQAAGAGAVPGLAMVLASRYIPLSRRGKAMALISSAASLGFGLGPVIGGAITQYLGWNYLFAVTGLVLLFIPIFLKLLPQEEVKKVKFDTIGGILTALCVTGLLLFLSTFSYVILIITIMLIFIMWRHIGKIELPFIQPALLKNRQYLKLLFIAFSAFIIHFASLFLLPLILANVYNMEPAAIGMIIFPGAILSAVAAQFIGRLIDKFGNIPLITFGQTFLMIATVLFAILASISPYFILVTYMFMSIGFSALTSSISNELTRILPSSEIGSGMGMAQLTQFIGGAFGVTLTGILLTMQQQRGFVAEISYRNIFVVLSLLLLLAIVMFALYVRHKIPNEKGA from the coding sequence ATGACTTCAATTTCTGTTCCTGCTAGTAAACAGGCACACAATGAACAGATACAGGAAAACAAAATTGTCCTTATATGGAGTTTTACTGTGTGGCTTGTTGTGATGAATACAACGATGTTTAATGTAGCATTGCCGAGTGTGCTACACGATTTATCTTTATCTTCTTCTTCAGCGTCCTGGATTGTCTCTGCATATTCAGTGTCTTTTGCTATTGCAACGTTAACATTTAGTCGACTATCTGACTATATTCCAATTTCAAGACTGTTACTTATAGGCTTGACAATATTAGGGGTTGCTTCAGTGTTAGGGTTTCTCTCTCAGAGCTTTTTAATTTTGCTTGTTGCACGTATATTACAAGCTGCTGGAGCGGGGGCAGTTCCAGGACTTGCAATGGTACTTGCAAGTCGCTACATTCCACTTTCTAGAAGAGGGAAAGCGATGGCACTGATTTCATCGGCTGCTTCACTAGGTTTTGGGTTAGGTCCCGTAATAGGTGGGGCAATTACGCAATATTTGGGTTGGAATTATCTATTTGCTGTAACAGGTCTTGTTTTACTGTTTATTCCTATTTTTTTAAAACTATTACCTCAAGAAGAAGTGAAAAAGGTAAAGTTTGATACGATTGGTGGAATTCTTACCGCTTTATGTGTAACTGGATTGTTATTGTTTCTTTCAACTTTTTCTTATGTCATTTTAATAATTACAATTATGTTAATTTTTATTATGTGGAGACATATAGGAAAAATAGAACTTCCATTTATTCAACCTGCATTACTTAAAAATAGACAATATTTAAAGCTATTATTCATTGCTTTTTCTGCATTTATAATACACTTTGCCTCCTTATTCCTATTACCACTTATTTTAGCAAATGTGTATAATATGGAGCCTGCTGCAATTGGGATGATTATTTTTCCTGGTGCGATTTTATCTGCAGTAGCTGCACAGTTTATTGGACGATTAATAGATAAATTCGGTAATATACCTTTAATCACTTTCGGACAAACGTTTCTTATGATTGCGACTGTTTTGTTTGCTATCCTAGCTAGTATATCTCCATACTTCATTCTTGTAACATATATGTTCATGAGTATTGGTTTTTCTGCACTTACTTCAAGTATTTCAAATGAATTAACGAGGATTTTACCTAGTTCTGAAATAGGATCTGGTATGGGAATGGCTCAATTGACGCAATTCATTGGAGGTGCTTTTGGTGTAACATTAACAGGGATATTATTAACGATGCAACAACAAAGAGGATTTGTAGCAGAGATAAGTTATAGGAATATTTTTGTCGTTCTATCGTTGCTGCTTCTTTTGGCAATTGTTATGTTTGCACTGTACGTACGACATAAAATTCCAAATGAAAAAGGAGCTTAA
- a CDS encoding GNAT family N-acetyltransferase, which translates to MDVSIRNADMNDYELLLPLFRQVHNLHVRVRPDLYIDNPNPVEQEFFERQLNDGKQHIFVATIGKDIVGVIVTKEEEITENSFVRARKILVINSLSVAETHRKKGIGKKLTKYVFNFGKSLTVDSIELGVSEKNIFAIEFYKSMGMTTKSRRMELKFN; encoded by the coding sequence ATGGATGTATCTATTCGAAACGCTGATATGAACGACTACGAGTTATTGTTGCCTTTATTTAGGCAAGTTCACAACCTCCACGTGCGTGTAAGACCAGATTTATACATTGACAATCCCAATCCAGTCGAGCAAGAATTCTTTGAACGTCAATTGAATGATGGTAAACAACATATTTTTGTGGCTACTATTGGCAAGGATATAGTTGGTGTTATAGTGACGAAGGAAGAAGAAATAACCGAAAATTCTTTTGTCAGAGCAAGGAAAATATTGGTTATAAACAGTTTATCAGTTGCTGAAACGCACCGGAAGAAAGGCATCGGAAAAAAGCTAACTAAATATGTTTTTAATTTCGGGAAAAGTCTCACAGTTGATAGTATCGAATTGGGAGTGTCCGAGAAAAATATATTTGCCATTGAATTTTATAAGTCAATGGGAATGACTACAAAAAGTAGAAGAATGGAACTTAAATTTAACTAA